The Thiohalophilus sp. genome segment GACCACACTGGCCAATGGCGAGCGGATCGAAATCCGGGGTTTTGGCAGCTTTTCCTTGCATTACCGGCCGCCACGGATCGGCCGCAATCCCAAAACCGGGGATTCGGTCGAACTGGAAGCCAAATATGTCCCGCACTTCAAGCCCGGCAAGGAGCTGCGCGAGCGGGTCAACGAAAGCATGGAACGGGTCGAGATCCAGCCCGGTTGATTCGTTATCATAGGGTGGCTACCATTCCAAAGGCGGCAAGAGCGTGGCTCCTGCCGCCTTTTTAGTATCCAGGTCCTGGGTTCCGGGTCCTGTTTGTAGGAGGGGCTTTCAGCCGCGACTCGGGAGAAAGGGTACGACGTTCGCCGATGAAATCGCTTCCCACAATTAAAGTAAGGTAGGCCGGACAAAGCAATAGCAGTGTCCGGCGGATGTTGCCCGATACCGCTGCGCTATATCGGGCCTACCCGCTGGATTTGTAGGAGCGGCTCAGCCGCGATTCGGGAGAAGGGGCATACCCGGTCGCCGATGAAATCGCCTCCCTCAATTAAAGTAAGGTAGGCCGGACAAAGCGATAGCGGTGTCCGGCGGATGTTGCCCGATACCGCTAAGCTATATCGGGCCTACCCGCTGGATTTGTAGGAGCGGCTCGCAGCCGCGATTCGGGAGAAGGGGCACACCCGGTCGCCGATGAAATCGCCTCCCACAATTAAAGTAAGGTAGGCCGGACAAAGCGATAGCGGTGTCCGGCGGATGTTGCCCGATACCGCTGCGCTATATCGGGCCTACCCGCTGGATTTGCAGGAGCGGCTCGCAGCCGCGATTCGGGAGAAGGGGACGGCCAGTCGCCGATGGAATCGTCTCCCACAATTAAAGTAAGGTAGGCCGGACAAAGCGATAGCGGTGTCCGGCGGATTTTGCCCGATACCGCTAAGCTATATCGGGCCTGCATGCTGGGCTATGGGCTGGTGCCTGTCAAAGAATCGGGAAGATTGAGGATACGTGATGCTAAAAATAATCTACATTGCCGTGATTGTGTTGCTGGTCATCACCGGCCTGATATTCGCCGTGCTCAATGCCGAGCCGGTGCAGTTCAACTATTACTTCGACAGCCTCTCCATTCCCCTCTCTTTGTCCATGCTGGTGGCGATGATCCTCGGTGCGATCCTCGGGGTCCTGGCCAGTGCCGGCGCCATCTTACGCCAGAAACGGGAGATCCATCGTCTGCGCAAGGCGGTGGATGTGGCGGAAAAAGAAGTCAATAACCTGCGTTCGCTGCCGCTACGCGACGATCATTGATGGGTATCGAGATCCTCTTTTTGCTGCTGCCGGTGGCGGCGCTATCCGGCTGGTTGCTGGGGCGCCGGGGCACGGCCGCGCGCCGTCGCGATGACGGTTGCCTGGAAATGCCCAGTGAATATATCAAGGGCCTCAATTACATCCTCAATGAACAGCAGGACAAGGCGATCGACCTGTTTATCCAGATGCTGGATGTCAACAGCGAGACCGTGGAAACGCATCTGGCCCTGGGCAGTCTGTTCCGTCGCCGTGGCGAAGTGGATCGCGCCATCCGGATTCATCAAAACCTGATCGCCCGCCCGACACTCAACAAATCGCAACGTGCCCTGGCCCTGTTCGAACTGGGACAGGATTACATGCGCGCCGGACTGCTGGATCGGGCTGAATCGCTGTTCGGTGAGCTGGTCGACAGTGCGCCCCATTCCGAAGCGGCCCTGCGGTATCTGGTGGACATCTATCAGCAGGAAAAGGACTGGGATGACGCTATCCGGGCGGCACATCGCCTGGAACAATGCGCCAATACGGATCTGTCGTTCATGGTGGCCCAGTTCTACTGCGAACAGGCGGATCAGGCGCTGCGTCAGGGCGAGCCGTCGCGTGCCTTGAAACTGTTGCGCCGTGCCCTGGGCGAGGATCGTCACTGCGTGCGGGCCAGCATAATGGAAGGGGATATCGAGCGCAGTGCCGGCAATTACAAGGCTGCCCTGAAGGCATATCAACGTATCGAACAGCAGGATCCCGAGTATCTTTCCGAAGTCATTCAGCCAATGCTCGAATGTTACAAGGCGCTGCAACGCAAGGACGACGCGATCGATTATTTCAAGACATTGCTGGATAAATACGCCGGTATCTCCACCATGCTGGTACTGGCCGATCTGATTGAAGAGCGTGACGGGGAACTGGCATCCACGGAGTTTATTACCCGCTTTCTCAAACAACGGCCTTCGGTGCGCGGTATGGATCGGCTGATCGAACTGAATATGGGGCAGGCCAGTGACACGGTGCGCGAAAAATTGCATGTTCTCAAAGACGTAACCGATCAGATTCTGACCAATAAATCCGTGTATAACTGTGTCCATTGCGGTTTCAGTGGCAAGTCCCTGCACTGGCAATGTCCCAGCTGCAAGCACTGGAACACCATTAAACCGATTCACGGGGTAGAAGGAGAGTAAGGTGCGTTGTTCATCACCGGTTATTGTTGCACTCGATTATGCCAATGCCCGCGAGGCCCTGGAATTTGTCGACAAAGTCTCGCCGGTGCGTTGCCGCCTGAAAGTCGGCAAAGAGCTGTTCACCGCCGAAGGTCCGCAACTGGTCCGCGATCTGGTCGCTCGCGACTTCGATGTCTTTCTGGATCTCAAGTTCCACGACATTCCCAATACCGTGGCCAGAGCCTGTGCCGCGGCAGCCGAACTCGGCGTATGGATGATCAACGTACATACCCTGGGCGGCTCGAAAATGATGAGCGCCGCCCGCGATGCCGTGGCGCAATCTTCCCACAAACCGTTATTAATCGGTGTGACGATCCTCACCAGCATGGGGACCGAGGATCTACGCGAAGTGGGCTTGTCCGGTGAACCGATGGACCACGTCGAGAAACTGGCCACACTGGCGGCGCAAAGCGGACTGGACGGTGTCGTCTGCTCCTCACAGGAAGTCAGCCGCTTGCGCCAGACGTTGCCGGAAGATTTTCAGCTGGTGACCCCCGGCATCCGGCCGGCCGGCAGTGCCGGCGACGACCAGACCCGCATCATGACCCCGGCCAGGGCGATCGGTGCCGGCAGCAATTATCTCGTCATTGGCCGCCCCATCACCCAGGCCGCGGATCCCATGCAGGCGCTGGACGAAATAGAAAATAGTCTTCAGTTGGCAGTTGGCAGTTAGCAGTTATAGTGAAAGCCAGGTTGCGCATAGCGCTACCTGACAATCCTCTGCCAACTGCAAACTGATAACTGCCAACTTTCTTTGTAGGACTTGTCCTACAAAACTTTCCGAAAATTCCTACAAACACCGGCTTGAATCTGTTTTGTACAGTGACGATAATTATTCGCGTCAGGACGATGAACAACCAATCGACAAGGAGTCACCCATGAAAAAACTGATTCAAACTCTCGTTTTCTCTCTCAGCATGCTGTTTGCCGGAATCGCCATTGCCGGACCGGTAGATATCAACACAGCAAGCGCCACGGAACTGGCCACCAACATCAACGGTGTGGGTGAAAAGAAAGCCGTGGCCATCGTCGAGTACCGTAACCAGCATGGTCCCTTCAAGAAAGTTGAAGACCTGCAGAAAGTCCAGGGTATCGGTCCCGGCATTCTTTCCAAAAATCGGGATAACCTCAAACTGGCTTCAAAGCAGGCCAAACTCGATCACGAAAAATAAATCGTAAACCTGAACTGTTCTCCTGACACCACAAAGGCGCAACCACCCGGTTGCGCCTTTTCTATTACTGCTGCCAGCCATATCTAACCGTAGATCACATTGGCGAAGCCTATGTGACAATCCCCGGTCTATAAGAGCGAAGTAGACAGTTTTCAGTTGGCAGCCCGTAGGCCCGATATAGCAAAGCGGTATCGGGCGATTCCACGCCGGACACCGCTCCCGGCGTCCTTCGGATGCAGTATCAAGGTACGAGTGACGAGGTACGAGTAAACGATCATATTACCGAAGATTGAGCAGGATCGCCTCTGGCGCGATAGATCGCGATAATGGGCAGGCCCATCGCGGCGCAGCCGCTCCTACAAATCGGGCGGGTTGGATTGTTTTTCCTCGTCCCTCGTCACTCGTACCTCGTCCCTGTCCTTCAGACGCGCCAGCGCTTGAAGGACCTGTAGGAGCGCCTCCGGCGCGAGTAGACCACGCGGTAAGCAGACGGGCCCATGCGCGGTCAAAGCCTCGCTCCTGGCGTCCTCCAGGACGCAGTGTCGAGGTACGAGTGACGAGTGACGAGGAAAGCACCCTATAACTCGATATCCAGATCTTGTCGGAGCGACCTCCGGCGCGAGAGTCCGGGAACAGACAGGCCCAGCGCGGTCAAAGCTCGCTCCTGCCAACCAGGCCAATATGATGTAGATTTTCCTCGCCCCTCGTAACTCGTCCCCGTCCTTCGGCGCGACCGATCGTGCCGTCCGGCAAGGCCTATCGCGGCGCAGCCGCTCCTACAGCTGCCGACTGCAAACTGCGACTGCCAACTTTCTCTTCTACAGTTGCCCCAATTGAAGCCGGTTTGCTATCTTATTCGTCAATCAAATCAGGATGTAATGTGCCCATGAAGCCAATCAAAAAAGCGGTTTTTCCCGTTGCGGGGTTAGGTACCCGTTTTCTCCCGGCCACCAAGGCCAGTCCCAAGGAAATGTTACCGGTTGTCGACAAGCCGCTGATTCAATACGCGGTGGAAGAAGCGATCTCAGCCGGCTGCGATCAGATGATTTTCATCAACGGTCGCAGCAAGCGGGCAATTCCCGATCATTTTGATAAGGCTTACGAGCTGGAAACCGAACTCGAAGAGAAGGGCAAAACCAAACTGCTCGAAGTAGTCCGCAATATCGTCCCCGATCATGTCAGCTGCATCTATTTGCGCCAGGCCGAAGCACTGGGACTGGGCCACGCGGTTCTGTGCGCCAGACCGGTAGTGGGGGAGGACCCCTTCGCCGTGATTCTAGCCGACGATCTCATCGACGGCGGTGGAAAAACCTGCATGCAGCAGATGGTCGAGCAATACGAACGCCACGGCAACAGTATCCTGGGGGTCGAGGAGATCCC includes the following:
- a CDS encoding integration host factor subunit beta, with translation MTKSELIEILSQKQSQLAYKDVELAVKTMLDHMATTLANGERIEIRGFGSFSLHYRPPRIGRNPKTGDSVELEAKYVPHFKPGKELRERVNESMERVEIQPG
- a CDS encoding LapA family protein, whose product is MLKIIYIAVIVLLVITGLIFAVLNAEPVQFNYYFDSLSIPLSLSMLVAMILGAILGVLASAGAILRQKREIHRLRKAVDVAEKEVNNLRSLPLRDDH
- the lapB gene encoding lipopolysaccharide assembly protein LapB, whose protein sequence is MGIEILFLLLPVAALSGWLLGRRGTAARRRDDGCLEMPSEYIKGLNYILNEQQDKAIDLFIQMLDVNSETVETHLALGSLFRRRGEVDRAIRIHQNLIARPTLNKSQRALALFELGQDYMRAGLLDRAESLFGELVDSAPHSEAALRYLVDIYQQEKDWDDAIRAAHRLEQCANTDLSFMVAQFYCEQADQALRQGEPSRALKLLRRALGEDRHCVRASIMEGDIERSAGNYKAALKAYQRIEQQDPEYLSEVIQPMLECYKALQRKDDAIDYFKTLLDKYAGISTMLVLADLIEERDGELASTEFITRFLKQRPSVRGMDRLIELNMGQASDTVREKLHVLKDVTDQILTNKSVYNCVHCGFSGKSLHWQCPSCKHWNTIKPIHGVEGE
- the pyrF gene encoding orotidine-5'-phosphate decarboxylase, which codes for MRCSSPVIVALDYANAREALEFVDKVSPVRCRLKVGKELFTAEGPQLVRDLVARDFDVFLDLKFHDIPNTVARACAAAAELGVWMINVHTLGGSKMMSAARDAVAQSSHKPLLIGVTILTSMGTEDLREVGLSGEPMDHVEKLATLAAQSGLDGVVCSSQEVSRLRQTLPEDFQLVTPGIRPAGSAGDDQTRIMTPARAIGAGSNYLVIGRPITQAADPMQALDEIENSLQLAVGS
- a CDS encoding helix-hairpin-helix domain-containing protein — its product is MKKLIQTLVFSLSMLFAGIAIAGPVDINTASATELATNINGVGEKKAVAIVEYRNQHGPFKKVEDLQKVQGIGPGILSKNRDNLKLASKQAKLDHEK
- the galU gene encoding UTP--glucose-1-phosphate uridylyltransferase GalU, giving the protein MKPIKKAVFPVAGLGTRFLPATKASPKEMLPVVDKPLIQYAVEEAISAGCDQMIFINGRSKRAIPDHFDKAYELETELEEKGKTKLLEVVRNIVPDHVSCIYLRQAEALGLGHAVLCARPVVGEDPFAVILADDLIDGGGKTCMQQMVEQYERHGNSILGVEEIPVEDTSKYGVIKSTAIEERLSRLEDIVEKPSPDKAPSNLAVVGRYILTPPIFDLLASTEKGAGGEIQLTDAIAALLKIQPVLAYAFEGKRYDCGSKLGYLQATVEYALKHPELKDDFRAYLLDYVKHINPSG